A single window of Luteipulveratus halotolerans DNA harbors:
- a CDS encoding siderophore-interacting protein, protein MAKKGWEGAVLKLYRAKDYTFTVLDAEPVTDHFQRVRVSGGGLLAHHELHPTMWVRLWFDHPEGKAHQRAFTLVDADVAADEFTLEFAIHDGVASRWALAAQPGDTIEASLQGSALTLPSPAPSAYVIAGDIASLPAINSLLDAIGDVDAHVYLEWVHESDRTLPVRSRSRDRVTWVARERSGEALVEAVTKAPGEIGVDASSLYGWAACDAVSTRAITKVFKETYGLPKGSIKTLGYWQP, encoded by the coding sequence ATGGCCAAGAAGGGCTGGGAGGGCGCCGTCCTCAAGCTGTACCGCGCCAAGGACTACACGTTCACGGTGCTCGACGCCGAACCCGTGACCGACCACTTCCAGCGCGTGCGCGTCTCGGGTGGCGGGCTGCTCGCGCACCACGAGCTGCACCCGACGATGTGGGTGCGACTGTGGTTCGACCACCCCGAGGGCAAGGCGCACCAGCGGGCGTTCACCCTCGTCGACGCCGATGTCGCGGCCGACGAGTTCACCCTCGAGTTCGCGATCCACGACGGCGTCGCGTCACGGTGGGCGCTCGCCGCGCAGCCGGGCGACACCATCGAGGCGTCCCTGCAGGGCTCGGCCCTGACGCTGCCGTCACCGGCACCGTCGGCGTACGTCATCGCCGGCGACATCGCCTCGCTTCCTGCGATCAACTCGCTGCTGGACGCGATCGGTGACGTCGACGCGCACGTCTACCTCGAGTGGGTGCACGAGTCGGACCGCACGCTGCCCGTACGGTCGCGCTCGCGTGACCGGGTGACGTGGGTCGCGCGCGAGCGTTCGGGCGAGGCCCTGGTCGAGGCCGTCACGAAGGCGCCGGGCGAGATCGGCGTCGACGCCTCATCGCTGTACGGCTGGGCCGCCTGCGATGCCGTCAGTACGCGCGCGATCACCAAGGTCTTCAAGGAGACCTATGGCCTGCCCAAGGGCTCGATCAAGACGCTCGGCTACTGGCAGCCCTGA
- a CDS encoding M4 family metallopeptidase has protein sequence MRTKVLLAATTTVLTSATLGLTATSQAGAASSRTDDRPTSSAAAQRATSAAAGHRAAMRATGDDRFTVRDVVVDRDGTSHVRLDRTVGGLKVLGGDTVVHTDRAGAWKGASLTLRTPVTISRTPRLDAAQAKAAHAGLAKAGQGTLVIEARTGAPRLAYEFTVGGTQADGTPSRIVSTVDATTGALLVSEQRIHTAEGDGKSLYRGTVPVSSTAVSGGYELKDATRGNAVTKDVKNGTDAPVLCQLLSVGCATGPTFTDADNHWGNGTTTDRASAAVDVQFGTAATWDYYKQVHGRNGIFNDGKGVPSRVHYGDNYVNAFWDGKQMTYGDGDGKVAGPLVSTDVAAHEMSHGVMEATANLTYSGESGGLNEASSDIFGALVELRSSNADDPGDWFVGEEIMKDRPALRFMDKPSKDGQSPDCYNSKLGDLDVHYSSGVANHFAYLLANGSGAKVINGVQHSSPTCNGSTLTGIGADKLGKIWYRAITVYMTSSTNYAGARTATLNAAKDLYGAGSPEQNAVAAAWSAVSVG, from the coding sequence ATGCGTACGAAGGTTCTTCTCGCCGCGACCACGACCGTCCTGACCTCCGCAACCCTCGGCCTCACCGCGACATCCCAGGCCGGAGCCGCCTCCAGTCGCACCGACGACCGCCCGACGTCGTCGGCCGCCGCCCAGCGCGCCACCTCGGCTGCAGCCGGCCACCGTGCCGCGATGCGCGCGACCGGCGACGACCGGTTCACCGTCCGTGACGTCGTCGTCGACCGTGACGGCACCAGCCACGTCCGGCTGGACCGCACGGTCGGCGGGCTGAAGGTGCTCGGCGGTGACACGGTCGTCCACACCGACCGGGCCGGCGCGTGGAAGGGCGCGAGCCTCACCCTGCGTACGCCGGTGACGATCAGCCGTACGCCGCGCCTCGACGCCGCGCAGGCCAAGGCCGCGCACGCCGGGCTGGCCAAGGCCGGCCAGGGCACGCTCGTCATCGAGGCGCGTACGGGAGCGCCTCGACTCGCGTACGAGTTCACGGTCGGTGGCACCCAGGCCGACGGCACGCCGAGTCGCATCGTGTCGACCGTCGACGCCACCACCGGCGCTCTCCTCGTGAGCGAGCAGCGCATCCACACCGCCGAGGGCGACGGCAAGAGCCTCTACCGCGGCACCGTGCCCGTCTCGTCGACGGCCGTGAGCGGCGGGTACGAGCTCAAGGACGCCACGCGCGGCAACGCCGTCACGAAGGACGTCAAGAACGGCACCGACGCACCGGTGCTGTGCCAGCTGCTGAGCGTCGGCTGCGCGACCGGCCCGACGTTCACCGACGCCGACAACCACTGGGGCAACGGCACCACCACCGACCGGGCGAGCGCCGCGGTCGACGTGCAGTTCGGCACCGCGGCGACGTGGGACTACTACAAGCAGGTGCACGGCCGCAACGGAATCTTCAACGACGGCAAGGGAGTTCCGAGCCGCGTGCACTACGGCGACAACTACGTCAACGCCTTCTGGGACGGCAAGCAGATGACGTACGGCGACGGTGACGGCAAGGTCGCCGGACCGCTCGTCTCCACCGACGTCGCGGCCCACGAGATGTCGCACGGCGTGATGGAGGCGACCGCCAACCTCACCTACTCCGGCGAGTCGGGCGGGCTCAACGAGGCGAGCAGCGACATCTTCGGCGCGCTCGTCGAGCTGCGCAGCAGCAACGCCGACGACCCGGGCGACTGGTTCGTGGGCGAGGAGATCATGAAGGACCGCCCGGCGCTGCGGTTCATGGACAAGCCGAGCAAGGACGGCCAGTCGCCCGACTGCTACAACAGCAAGCTCGGTGACCTCGACGTCCACTACTCCTCGGGTGTCGCCAACCACTTCGCCTACCTGCTCGCCAACGGCAGCGGCGCCAAGGTCATCAACGGCGTGCAGCACAGCTCGCCGACCTGCAACGGCTCGACGCTCACCGGCATCGGCGCCGACAAGCTCGGCAAGATCTGGTACCGCGCGATCACCGTCTACATGACCTCCAGCACCAACTACGCGGGCGCTCGCACGGCCACGCTCAACGCCGCCAAGGACCTGTACGGCGCCGGCTCGCCCGAGCAGAACGCCGTCGCCGCCGCCTGGTCGGCCGTCAGCGTCGGCTGA
- a CDS encoding ABC transporter substrate-binding protein: protein MQRRSFLALVSAAAVTTLAAGCSTGPANGEEEGGATGSAAGSTSAAAGAFPVTIKHAFGTTTIKEQPKRVATLGWSDADIALALGTVPVAATAIDWGGNKNRSTDWFDTKLKELGGKQPIRYSDKDGTPIDEVNKARPDLILATNSGLTKDEYTKLTKLGVPVIAYPGAPYGTSWQQSTRMIGKALGKESEATNVISSTEGQIKTAVAKYPQIKGKTVAWPWFTPTDLSKFGVYTPLDNRPRLLEEFGFKTAPVVTKLAGKTQSFSVDISAEKANTLAADVVVFDIEKAGQDAQLKAHPLLGKIPALKTGAYFANADQPATLTMSSPTPLSIPVGLKTFLPKLAQAADKAK from the coding sequence GTGCAGCGTCGTTCGTTCCTCGCCCTCGTGTCCGCGGCAGCGGTCACCACCCTGGCTGCCGGGTGCAGCACCGGCCCCGCCAACGGTGAGGAGGAGGGCGGCGCCACCGGCTCGGCGGCCGGCAGCACCAGCGCCGCCGCGGGCGCCTTCCCCGTCACGATCAAGCACGCGTTCGGCACGACCACGATCAAGGAGCAGCCCAAGCGGGTCGCGACGCTGGGCTGGTCCGACGCCGACATCGCTCTCGCGCTCGGCACGGTGCCGGTCGCGGCGACGGCGATCGACTGGGGCGGCAACAAGAACCGCTCCACCGACTGGTTCGACACGAAGCTGAAGGAGCTCGGCGGCAAGCAGCCGATCCGCTACAGCGACAAGGACGGTACGCCGATCGACGAGGTCAACAAGGCGCGTCCCGACCTGATCCTCGCGACCAACTCCGGCCTCACCAAGGACGAGTACACCAAGCTCACCAAGCTCGGCGTGCCGGTCATCGCCTACCCGGGCGCGCCGTACGGCACCTCCTGGCAGCAGTCCACGCGGATGATCGGCAAGGCGCTCGGCAAGGAGAGCGAGGCCACCAACGTCATCTCCAGCACCGAGGGCCAGATCAAGACCGCGGTCGCGAAGTACCCGCAGATCAAGGGCAAGACCGTCGCGTGGCCGTGGTTCACGCCGACCGACCTCAGCAAGTTCGGCGTCTACACCCCGCTCGACAACCGTCCGCGTCTGCTCGAGGAGTTCGGCTTCAAGACCGCTCCCGTCGTGACCAAGCTCGCCGGCAAGACGCAGAGCTTCAGCGTCGACATCTCGGCCGAGAAGGCCAACACCCTCGCCGCCGACGTCGTCGTGTTCGACATCGAGAAGGCCGGTCAGGACGCCCAGCTCAAGGCGCACCCGCTGCTCGGCAAGATTCCCGCGCTCAAGACCGGCGCGTACTTCGCCAACGCCGACCAGCCCGCCACGCTGACGATGTCGAGCCCGACGCCGCTGTCGATCCCCGTCGGCCTGAAGACGTTCCTGCCCAAGCTCGCGCAGGCCGCCGACAAGGCCAAGTGA
- a CDS encoding ABC transporter ATP-binding protein has translation MTATELAPVDEVGAADDARGATPATAATTESRLVAREVSLSYGERTVLDQLSVEVPPGKVTAIVGANGCGKSTLLRGLARLLKPTSGSILLDGNDIHARSTREVARVVGLLPQSPLAPEGITVTELVGRGRHPHHGLFKQWSKADDEAVAEALTLTGTLDLAHRPVDELSGGQRQRVWIAMVLAQQTDLLLLDEPTSFLDIAHAVEVLDLVTDLNQRGTTVVMVLHDLNLAARYADHLIAMCGGEVLCEGDAHEVVTADNVQRVFGVRCQVVPDSVSATPLVVPLGRHHT, from the coding sequence ATGACTGCAACAGAGCTCGCCCCCGTCGACGAGGTCGGCGCCGCAGACGACGCACGCGGTGCGACGCCTGCGACGGCCGCGACCACGGAGAGCCGCCTCGTCGCCCGCGAGGTCTCCCTCTCGTACGGCGAACGCACCGTCCTCGACCAGCTGTCGGTCGAGGTGCCGCCCGGCAAGGTCACCGCGATCGTCGGCGCCAACGGCTGCGGCAAGTCGACGCTGCTGCGCGGTCTGGCCCGACTGCTCAAGCCGACCTCCGGCTCGATCCTGCTGGACGGCAACGACATTCATGCTCGGTCGACCCGTGAGGTCGCCCGCGTCGTCGGCCTGCTCCCGCAGTCGCCGCTCGCCCCTGAGGGCATCACCGTCACCGAGCTCGTCGGTCGCGGCCGCCACCCGCACCACGGACTGTTCAAGCAGTGGTCCAAGGCCGACGACGAGGCCGTCGCCGAGGCACTCACGCTCACCGGCACGCTCGACCTCGCACACCGACCTGTCGACGAGCTGTCGGGTGGTCAGCGCCAGCGCGTCTGGATCGCGATGGTGCTCGCGCAGCAGACCGACCTGCTGCTGCTCGACGAGCCCACGTCCTTCCTCGACATCGCCCACGCCGTCGAGGTGCTCGACCTCGTCACCGACCTCAACCAGCGCGGTACGACCGTCGTCATGGTGCTGCACGACCTCAACCTCGCCGCTCGTTACGCCGACCACCTCATCGCCATGTGCGGTGGCGAGGTGCTCTGCGAGGGCGACGCCCACGAGGTCGTCACCGCCGACAACGTGCAGCGCGTGTTCGGCGTCCGCTGCCAGGTGGTGCCTGACTCCGTGTCGGCGACGCCGCTCGTCGTACCCCTCGGCCGCCACCACACCTGA
- a CDS encoding cytochrome P450, translating to MTTAAAPVPALGRARTAGSWLIDHGLTRVALRAGRRRDPSDPFVRLQLDPDVRREPYAVYDELRARGGIVHGPAVSAATTHEAASAVLRSPSFSTASGRGGMPEPLARLSLAVFDPAAPGPADPPALLALDPPRHTRFRRLVSREFAARSVSRLDVRIREIVDEVLAEVPDDASFDLVEHFSSQVPLRVIADLLGVPAQMRPSLLEWGNKGAMLLDPGLAWRDYRAAREATRSLRAWFDAHIARVRRDPGEDLLSRLATLSGDEALTDTEIAFTGLLVLGAGFETTVNLISNAVVQLSAHPEQREILRGQPDLWGNATEETLRYDSPVQLTFRRATEDTEIAGSPVRAGTGVVVMLAGANRDPQVFADPGQYDVTRANAHEHLALSSGVHYCVGAGLARLETSIALQMLYERYPDLRVERPGVRRPTRILRGYESLPVTTSPVAARRVAS from the coding sequence GTGACCACTGCCGCAGCACCCGTACCTGCTCTCGGCCGCGCCCGCACCGCGGGCTCATGGCTCATCGACCACGGCCTGACCCGGGTCGCGCTGCGCGCCGGTCGTCGCCGCGACCCCTCCGACCCGTTCGTCCGACTCCAGCTCGACCCGGACGTACGCCGGGAGCCGTACGCCGTCTACGACGAGCTGCGGGCGCGCGGCGGCATCGTGCACGGACCGGCCGTGAGCGCGGCGACCACCCACGAGGCCGCGTCGGCCGTGCTGCGGAGCCCGTCGTTCAGCACGGCGAGCGGGCGCGGCGGCATGCCGGAGCCGCTGGCCCGTCTCTCGCTGGCCGTGTTCGACCCGGCCGCTCCCGGGCCCGCGGACCCGCCCGCGCTGCTCGCCCTCGACCCGCCGCGACACACGCGGTTCCGCCGGCTGGTGTCGCGCGAGTTCGCTGCCCGCTCGGTCAGCCGCCTCGACGTACGCATCCGCGAGATCGTCGACGAGGTGCTGGCCGAGGTGCCCGACGACGCGTCGTTCGATCTCGTCGAGCACTTCTCCTCACAGGTGCCGCTGCGGGTGATCGCCGACCTGCTCGGCGTCCCCGCCCAGATGCGCCCGTCCCTGCTGGAGTGGGGCAACAAGGGCGCGATGCTGCTCGATCCCGGGCTCGCGTGGCGCGACTACCGCGCAGCCCGTGAGGCGACCCGCTCGCTGCGGGCGTGGTTCGACGCCCACATCGCCCGCGTCCGGCGCGATCCCGGCGAGGACCTGCTCTCGCGTCTGGCCACGCTCTCGGGTGACGAGGCGCTGACCGACACCGAGATCGCCTTCACCGGGCTGCTCGTGCTGGGCGCCGGGTTCGAGACCACCGTCAACCTCATCAGCAATGCCGTCGTGCAGCTGTCGGCCCATCCCGAGCAGCGCGAGATCCTGCGCGGGCAGCCCGATCTGTGGGGCAACGCCACCGAGGAGACGCTGCGCTACGACTCGCCCGTGCAGCTGACCTTCCGTCGCGCGACCGAGGACACCGAGATCGCGGGTTCACCCGTCCGCGCCGGCACGGGTGTGGTCGTCATGCTCGCCGGCGCCAACCGCGACCCGCAGGTGTTCGCCGACCCCGGCCAGTACGACGTCACCCGCGCCAACGCCCACGAGCACCTGGCCCTGTCGTCCGGTGTGCACTACTGCGTCGGGGCAGGCCTCGCACGGCTCGAGACGTCGATCGCGCTGCAGATGCTGTACGAGCGTTACCCCGACCTGCGGGTCGAGCGCCCCGGCGTACGACGTCCGACCCGGATCCTGCGCGGCTACGAGTCGCTGCCGGTCACGACCTCGCCCGTGGCCGCGCGACGCGTGGCGAGCTGA
- a CDS encoding FecCD family ABC transporter permease — protein sequence MTDTATTEPRTATTADRGSVARLRSRTTIVLAGVVAIVLAAIVSLMVGSVMLSPATAFGHLFDAPGSSHEAAIVGSRVDRVLVGLLVGAAVAVAGAVLQGVTRNPLADPGILGINSGAALAVILGIYWFDVTTMSTYIWLALLGSAIAAALVYGIAALGPKGPQPVTMALAGAALTAGATSVISGIMVGSSETLEVFRFWQVGSISGRDMGAIPAVLPVFAVGFALCLTVGGVLNALALGDDLARALGQRVVLGRGLAWLGAVVLCAAATSVAGPIAFVGLVVPHIVRILVGPDHRRILLGSVLGGPVLMILADTLGRVVTPPAEVSVGIMTAVIGAPVLVLLVRRMGAR from the coding sequence GTGACTGACACCGCCACGACCGAGCCCCGAACCGCCACCACGGCGGATCGGGGCTCGGTCGCGCGTCTGCGCTCGCGTACGACGATCGTGCTGGCCGGCGTCGTGGCGATCGTCCTCGCCGCGATCGTCTCCCTCATGGTCGGTTCGGTGATGCTGTCGCCGGCGACGGCGTTCGGGCACCTGTTCGACGCACCCGGATCGAGTCACGAGGCAGCCATCGTCGGCTCGCGCGTCGACCGCGTCCTCGTCGGTCTGCTCGTAGGCGCGGCCGTCGCGGTCGCGGGCGCCGTCCTGCAGGGCGTCACCCGAAACCCGTTGGCAGACCCCGGGATCCTCGGCATCAACTCCGGTGCCGCCCTCGCCGTCATCCTCGGCATCTACTGGTTCGACGTGACCACGATGTCGACCTACATCTGGCTCGCACTGCTCGGCTCGGCGATCGCCGCAGCGCTCGTCTACGGCATCGCCGCACTCGGCCCCAAAGGCCCGCAGCCCGTCACGATGGCGCTCGCCGGCGCCGCACTCACCGCCGGCGCCACCAGCGTCATCTCCGGCATCATGGTCGGCTCCAGCGAGACGCTCGAGGTCTTCCGGTTCTGGCAGGTCGGCAGCATCAGCGGCCGCGACATGGGGGCCATCCCGGCCGTACTCCCTGTGTTCGCAGTCGGATTCGCGCTGTGCCTCACCGTCGGCGGAGTGCTCAACGCTCTCGCGCTCGGTGACGACCTCGCTCGTGCGCTCGGCCAACGTGTGGTGCTCGGGCGAGGCCTGGCCTGGCTCGGCGCGGTCGTCCTGTGCGCGGCAGCCACCTCGGTCGCCGGTCCGATCGCGTTCGTGGGCCTCGTCGTCCCGCACATCGTGCGCATCCTCGTCGGCCCCGACCATCGCCGCATCCTGCTCGGATCCGTGCTCGGCGGCCCCGTGCTGATGATCCTCGCCGACACCCTCGGCCGCGTCGTCACACCGCCCGCCGAGGTGTCCGTCGGCATCATGACCGCTGTGATCGGCGCACCCGTCCTGGTGCTCCTCGTCCGTCGGATGGGAGCCCGCTGA
- a CDS encoding FecCD family ABC transporter permease, producing the protein MPTQSEAATVVRRVRQRVRRRHLLVLLGVGALWLGVFAARVLLGDFTVTIADFFRILFGADIPVATFEVMESKLPRAVAGTLAGLAFGASGAVFQSMLRNPLASPDVIGVTMGSSAAAVVAMTAFGLDGDALGLAAILGGLLVAGAVLFLSGSKGVATYRMILVGVGLAAALQAVVQWVFTTTDVYKAQDALVWLTGSLNSVTWTEILRMALTVAILFPLIATLAPRLQMLELGDDAAQGLGVRATPTRAWLMGAVVVMAAITTSVVGPIAFVSLLAGPIARRLNGGRPSIPVAGLVGAALVVAADYVGAYLLGTTNMPVGVITGVAGAPFLLWLLIGSNRTIKDG; encoded by the coding sequence GTGCCAACCCAGTCGGAGGCCGCGACCGTCGTACGCCGAGTGCGCCAGCGCGTACGCCGACGTCACCTTCTCGTGCTCCTCGGCGTCGGCGCGCTGTGGCTGGGTGTGTTCGCCGCGCGGGTGCTGCTCGGCGACTTCACCGTCACGATCGCCGACTTCTTCCGCATCCTGTTCGGCGCCGACATCCCGGTCGCGACATTCGAGGTGATGGAGTCCAAGCTGCCGCGCGCCGTCGCGGGCACCCTCGCCGGTCTGGCGTTCGGGGCGTCCGGCGCGGTGTTCCAGTCGATGCTGCGTAACCCGCTCGCCAGCCCCGACGTCATCGGCGTGACCATGGGCTCGTCCGCCGCTGCCGTCGTCGCGATGACGGCGTTCGGGCTCGACGGCGACGCTCTCGGGCTGGCGGCGATCCTCGGCGGGCTGCTCGTCGCCGGGGCGGTGCTGTTCCTGTCGGGCAGCAAGGGCGTGGCGACCTACCGGATGATCCTCGTGGGCGTCGGGCTCGCCGCGGCGCTGCAGGCCGTCGTCCAGTGGGTGTTCACCACGACCGACGTCTACAAGGCGCAGGACGCACTCGTCTGGCTCACCGGCAGCCTCAACTCCGTGACCTGGACCGAGATCCTGCGCATGGCGCTGACGGTCGCGATCCTCTTCCCGCTGATCGCGACACTCGCACCGCGCCTGCAGATGCTCGAGCTCGGCGACGACGCGGCGCAAGGCCTCGGCGTACGCGCGACACCTACGCGCGCCTGGCTGATGGGCGCGGTCGTCGTGATGGCCGCGATCACCACCTCGGTCGTCGGGCCGATCGCGTTCGTGTCGCTGCTCGCCGGCCCGATCGCGAGGCGGCTCAACGGTGGTCGCCCCTCGATCCCCGTCGCAGGACTGGTCGGTGCGGCGCTCGTCGTCGCCGCCGACTACGTCGGTGCCTACCTCCTCGGCACCACCAACATGCCGGTCGGTGTCATCACCGGCGTCGCCGGAGCGCCGTTCCTGCTCTGGCTGCTGATCGGTTCGAACCGCACCATCAAGGACGGATGA
- a CDS encoding NAD(+) synthase, giving the protein MDFYSAYHHGFARVAACTVPVALGDPAANADAVLEQARACHEQSVAVAVFPELSLSGYAIDDLLLQDVLLADVLTAIDTIVDASTDLLPMLVVGAPLRLDNRLFNCAVVIHRGRVLGVAPKSYLPNYREFYEKRHFAPGDDQRGRTIRLRGEDVPFGPDLLFPATDVPGLVVHAEVCEDIWVPIPPSSEAALAGATVLLNLSASPITVGRAEDRHLMCRSASYRDSAAYAYCAAGPGESTTDLAWDGQTMVYECGGLLGETERFPDGARATIVDVDLDRIVTERIRQGSFDDNRRTYDGRIREFRSVAFELAPPTKKDIGLLRKIDRFPFVPDDESRLAQDCYEAYNIQVAGLEKRLRSIGDSTKVVIGVSGGLDSTHALIVAARAMDLLGRPRSDILAYTMPGFATSKGTKDNATRLSEQLDVTFEELDIRPAATQMLKDMGHPFGVSGEPVYDVTFENVQAGLRYDYLFRLANHHGGIVVGTGDMSELALGWCTYGVGDQMSHYTVNSGIPKTLIQHVIRWVVAEKLFDDEVGQVLQAIVDQEISPELVPSEDETKPQSTEDKIGPYALQDFNLFHIHRQGARPSKVAFLAYHAWKDADAGDWPVDYPDDQRIAYDLTTIRSWLELFIQRFFGNQFKRSALPNGPKVVAGGSMSPRGDWRMPSDASAKAWLAELDREVPKK; this is encoded by the coding sequence GTGGACTTCTACTCGGCTTATCACCACGGATTCGCCCGCGTCGCAGCCTGTACGGTCCCGGTCGCCCTGGGCGACCCCGCCGCCAACGCGGACGCGGTCCTCGAGCAGGCCCGCGCGTGCCACGAGCAGTCGGTCGCGGTCGCGGTCTTCCCCGAGCTGTCGCTGTCGGGCTATGCGATCGACGACCTGCTGCTGCAGGACGTGCTCCTCGCCGACGTGCTGACCGCGATCGACACGATCGTCGACGCCAGCACCGACCTGCTGCCGATGCTCGTCGTCGGTGCGCCGCTGCGCCTGGACAACCGGCTGTTCAACTGCGCCGTCGTGATCCACCGCGGCCGGGTCCTCGGGGTGGCGCCGAAGTCGTACCTGCCCAACTACCGCGAGTTCTACGAGAAGCGCCACTTCGCGCCCGGCGACGACCAGCGCGGCCGCACGATCAGGCTGCGTGGCGAGGACGTGCCGTTCGGGCCGGACCTCCTCTTCCCGGCCACCGACGTGCCCGGCCTCGTGGTGCACGCCGAGGTCTGCGAGGACATCTGGGTGCCCATCCCGCCGTCGTCCGAGGCCGCGCTCGCCGGGGCGACCGTGCTGCTCAACCTGTCGGCGTCGCCCATCACCGTCGGCCGCGCCGAGGACCGCCACCTGATGTGCCGCTCGGCGTCGTACCGCGACAGTGCCGCCTACGCCTACTGCGCCGCCGGGCCAGGAGAGTCGACCACCGACCTCGCCTGGGACGGCCAGACCATGGTGTACGAGTGCGGCGGGCTCCTCGGCGAGACCGAACGCTTCCCCGACGGCGCCCGCGCGACCATCGTCGACGTCGACCTCGACCGCATCGTGACCGAGCGCATCCGGCAGGGATCGTTCGACGACAACCGCCGCACGTACGACGGCCGGATCCGCGAATTCCGTTCTGTCGCCTTCGAGCTCGCACCGCCGACGAAGAAGGACATCGGGCTGCTGCGCAAGATCGACCGGTTCCCGTTCGTGCCCGACGACGAGTCCAGGCTCGCGCAGGACTGCTACGAGGCGTACAACATCCAGGTCGCCGGCCTGGAGAAGCGACTGCGGTCGATCGGCGACTCGACCAAGGTCGTCATCGGCGTCTCCGGCGGTCTCGACTCGACCCACGCACTGATCGTCGCGGCGCGCGCCATGGACCTGCTGGGGCGGCCGCGGTCGGACATCCTCGCCTACACGATGCCCGGCTTCGCGACGTCGAAAGGCACCAAGGACAACGCAACTCGGCTGTCCGAGCAGCTCGACGTGACGTTCGAGGAGCTCGACATCCGGCCGGCCGCGACGCAGATGCTCAAGGACATGGGCCACCCGTTCGGCGTCAGCGGCGAGCCGGTCTACGACGTGACGTTCGAGAACGTCCAGGCCGGGCTGCGCTACGACTACCTGTTCCGGCTGGCCAACCACCACGGCGGCATCGTGGTCGGCACCGGCGACATGTCCGAGCTCGCGCTCGGCTGGTGCACCTACGGCGTCGGCGACCAGATGTCGCACTACACGGTCAACTCGGGCATCCCGAAGACGTTGATACAGCACGTGATTCGCTGGGTCGTCGCCGAAAAGCTGTTCGACGACGAGGTCGGACAGGTGCTGCAGGCGATCGTCGACCAGGAGATCAGCCCCGAGCTCGTGCCCAGCGAGGACGAGACCAAACCGCAGTCGACCGAGGACAAGATCGGCCCGTACGCACTGCAGGACTTCAACCTGTTCCACATCCACCGCCAGGGTGCGCGCCCGAGCAAGGTGGCGTTCCTCGCCTATCACGCCTGGAAGGACGCCGACGCCGGAGACTGGCCCGTCGACTACCCCGACGACCAACGCATCGCCTACGACCTCACGACGATTCGCTCGTGGCTGGAGCTGTTCATCCAGCGGTTCTTCGGCAACCAGTTCAAGCGGTCAGCCCTGCCCAACGGCCCCAAGGTCGTCGCCGGCGGCTCGATGTCACCCCGCGGCGACTGGCGCATGCCCTCCGACGCGAGCGCGAAGGCCTGGCTCGCCGAGCTCGACCGCGAGGTCCCGAAGAAGTAG